From Fusarium fujikuroi IMI 58289 draft genome, chromosome FFUJ_chr07, a single genomic window includes:
- a CDS encoding related to geranylgeranyl transferase alpha chain: MSSHGIARAARSRTEEQRQQDLVRIQKYCGLEDDIRQQISDNNYGAETFQLTSKLLRLNPEYYTIWNARRRCLIYGLLSKPSAGSPHSKESQNTSAIGTHTASSDASLPSSSTEIPPRPAPPTAGKTGTTTDSDADTNVIRSELGFTVPLLMEFPKCYWIWNYRLWTLDRAIERLDVSIARHIWEEELGLVSKMLTKDRRNFHAWGYRRHVVAQLESSVLNGQSLVELEFEYTTKKIHEDLSNFSAWHNRSQLITRLLNERKADNASRKDLLDKEIELIREALNVGPEDQSLWYYHQFLVLNLANPSSTRQIAPNLTMEERKSYIYDEVTEIKDLLQDYKDIKWIYEALVEYAIAFNQLTGQPFEPESRSDVTSWLQILRKLDPKRNGRWSDLEKDLGSPQT, encoded by the exons ATGTCCAGT CACGGCATAGCCCGCGCTGCGCGGTCACGGACAGAAGAACAGCGCCAGCAGGATCTCGTCAGGATCCAAAAGTACTGTGGTCTCGAGGACGATATACGCCAACAG ATATCCGACAACAACTACGGTGCCGAAACATTCCAGCTTACATCGAAGCTGCTACGGCTCAACCCTGAATACTACACAATATGGAACGCCCGCAGGCGCTGTCTAATCTATGGCTTATTGTCCAAACCCTCGGCTGGATCGCCGCACTCGAAGGAGTCGCAGAATACCTCAGCGATAGGCACTCACACAGCCTCGTCCGACGCTTCAttgccctcctcctcgaccgAGATCCCGCCACGCCCCGCCCCCCCGACAGCTGGGAAGACTGGTACAACGACTGATAGCGATGCCGATACCAACGTGATACGCTCCGAACTGGGCTTCACTGTTCCCCTGCTGATGGAATTTCCCAAGTGCTACTGGATATGGAATTATCGACTATGGACGCTTGACCGCGCCATCGAAAGACTTGACGTATCCATAGCTCGGCACATTTGGGAAGAGGAACTAGGTCTTGTCAGCAAGATGCTCACTAAAGACCGACGAAACTTCCACGCCTGGGGCTACCGTCGCCACGTTGTAGCGCAGCTTGAGAGCTCCGTGCTCAACGGTCAGAGCCTGGTAGAGCTCGAGTTTGAGTATACCACCAAAAAGATCCATGAGGATCTGTCCAATTTCTCAGCATGGCATAACCGAAGTCAGCTCATTACAAGGCTTCTGAATGAGCGCAAAGCAGACAACGCGTCTCGCAAAGATTTACTTGACAAAG AAATTGAGCTTATTCGCGAAGCGTTGAATGTTGGACCCGAAGACCAGTCTTTATGGTACTATCACCAGTTCCTAGTATTGAACCTCGCAAATCCTTCATCAACCCGCCAAATAGCGCCAAATCTGACGATGGAGGAGCGCAAGTCATACATTTACGATGAAGTAACCGAAATCAAGGATCTACTACAAGACTACAAGGACATAAAATGGATCTACGAGGCTCTTGTTGAGTACGCAATCGCATTTAACCAACTCACGGGGCAGCCATTCGAGCCTGAGAGTCGAAGTGATGTGACATCTTGGTTACAGATTCTCAGGAAATTAGACCCGAAACGAAACGGACGGTGGAGTGATTTGGAAAAGGACTTGGGCTCACCACAGACATGA
- a CDS encoding probable endochitinase: MLSFLHRLAVVAILLATRPCHASRPGHSLRSPEYAPGGHVNAVYFVNWCIHDRGFYPQHMDVSHISHVLYAFLGVKPDGTVYSKDEHADFVAQFNGDSYDEHKRNAYGCVKQLFLLKKSNRQLKTLLSIGGSGAGSANFSSAASTPDNRARFASTSVDLMWNWGFDGIDIDWEFPDDEIDATNLVLLLQAIRNELDIHAGKYASGHRFLLSTAAPAAPEHYLKLQLNHMSGIVDQINLMAYDYSGSWDHISGHNANLFPYKRPVTKLNIDYTLNESFETAINTDYAIGDYLRSGVPAEKIVLGIPVFGRSFEENLGLGKTFSSVGKGSWGQQGVWDYKALPKEGATIIYDPIAHASFSYDERKHEFISYDTPSVVQEKAEYVLEHGLGGTMFWEASADKKGGDSLIGTSYCVLGSLETTQNWLDYTNSYFDNIATKMGEEYI; this comes from the exons ATGCTGTCGTTTCTCCACCGCCTGGCGGTTGTTGCCATTCTTCTCGCAACTCGGCCGTGCCATGCATCCCGTCCTGGTCACTCTCTCCGGTCACCAGAGTATGCCCCAGGAGGACATGTGAACGCTGTTTATTTCGTCAACTG GTGCATTCATGACAGAGGCTTTTACCCTCAGCATATGGATGTATCCCACATCTCTCACGTACTCTACGCATTCTTGGGTGTCAAACCCGACGGAACAGT ATACTCTAAAGACGAACATGCCGACTTTGTGGCACAATTTAACGGAGACA GCTACGATGAACATAAAAGAAATGCGTACGGATGTGTGAAGCAACTTTTCCTGTTGAAGAAATCCAATCGTCAGCTCAAGACTCTGCTCTCCATCGGCGGGTCGGGGGCCGGGTCTGCGAACTTCAGCTCGGCCGCAAGCACACCTGACAACCGTGCCAGATTCGCCTCGACTTCAGTCGACCTGATGTGGAATTGGGGTTTCGACGGTATCGATATCGACTGGGAGTTTCCGGATGATGAAATCGATGCTACTAATTTagtcctcctccttcagGCTATACGGAATGAGCTCGACATACATGCAGGAAAATACGCCTCTGGTCATCGTTTCCTACTGTCTACTGCCGCCCCAGCTGCTCCTGAGCATTACTTAAAGCTTCAACTGAACCATATGAGCGGAATTGTTGACCAAATCAACCTCATGGCTTATGACTACTCTGGAAGCTGGGATCACATCAGTGGCCATAACGCCAACCTGTTCCCTTACAAACGTCCTGTCACAAAGCTCAATATCGACTACACCCTCAATGAAAGCTTCGAAACAGCGATCAATACAGACTATGCTATCGGGGACTATCTTAGATCCGGGGTGCCCGCTGAAAAGATTGTCCTCGGCATCCCTGTCTTCGGTCGCTCCTTTGAAGAGAACTTGGGCCTTGGAAAGACCTTTAGTAGTGTTGGTAAGGGCTCCTGGGGGCAGCAAGGCGTCTGGGATTATAAGGCACTTCCCAAGGAAGGAGCTACAATCATATACGATCCAATAGCCCATGCTTCTTTCAGTTACGACGAGAGAAAACACGAATTTATCTCCTACGATACTCCCAGCGTGGTTCAGGAGAAGGCAGAATACGTGCTGGAGCATGGTCTCGGCGGAACCATGTTCTGGGAGGCTTCTGCGGACAAGAAGGGAGGTGATTCCCTTATCGGCACAAGCTATTGCGTCTTGGGAAGCCTGGAAACGACACAGAACTGGCTGGATTACACGAATTCGTACTTTGACAATATTGCGACAAAGATGGGTGAGGAATATATCTGA